The following proteins come from a genomic window of Lolium rigidum isolate FL_2022 chromosome 5, APGP_CSIRO_Lrig_0.1, whole genome shotgun sequence:
- the LOC124651941 gene encoding probable GTP diphosphokinase RSH3, chloroplastic: MSLSAISLYTSPPGSVYSSDFDPSSTRGSPPCSTAPPSTTSHRPTTVAGGLSCLFSSPAAAASPPRAPAHDDLWHDGSDDLSFGGGGYSHSPSPLKRRDLHHHHHSPVSVFQGPSSSPASRGASASWLTGRERDRLFSGFVRNALGSCIDYVPATSPRPEVGGGELAFELDENLAEASPACEPYARELLAGAQARHRIFHEELVVKAFFEAEKAHHGQTRASGDPFLQHCVETAVLLAKIGASATVVSAGLLHDTIDDSFVDYDHIFHMFGAGVADLVEGVSKLSHLSKLARDNNTASRTAEADRLHTMLLAMADARAVLIKLADRVHNMNTLEALPLVKQQRFAKETMEIFVPLANRLGIASWKDQLENLCFKHLNPEEHKELSSKLTETFDEALITSAVDTLDEGLKNAGVSYQSLSGRNKNLYSVYSKMLKKNLTMDEVHDIHGLRLVVEKEEDCYRALDVVHKLWPQVDGRFKDYISRPKLNGYRSLHTVVMSDGDHPFEVQIRTKEMHLQAEYGFAAHWRYKEGSCRHSFVLQMVEWARWVLTWQCEALNKEQSSSQVKSDTIRPPCPFPLHSEECPYSYTRQCNHDGPLFVILLEHDKMSVQEFPAGSTVMDLMDRFGANCQRWSPYRVPMKEDLRPKVNHEPISDLGRPLSMGDVVELTPALPNKSLTKYREEIQRMYDCGGFALAATRSGSGGSRR; the protein is encoded by the exons ATGTCGCTGTCGGCGATTTCCCTGTACACCAGCCCGCcgggctccgtgtactcctcGGATTTCGACCCGAGCAGCACCCGCGGCTCGCCGCCGTGCAGCACCGCGCCGCCGTCCACCACCTCCCACCGGCCCACCACCGTCGCCGGCggcctctcctgcctcttctcctcCCCGGCCGCGGCCGCCTCGCCGCCCCGCGCCCCGGCGCACGACGACCTGTGGCACGACGGATCCGACGACCtcagcttcggcggcggcggctactcCCACTCGCCCTCGCCGCTCAAGCGGCgcgacctccaccaccaccaccacagcccCGTGTCGGTGTTCCAGGGcccgtcctcctcgccggcgtcccGCGGCGCGTCGGCCTCCTGGCTCACCGGCCGCGAGCGCGACCGCCTCTTCTCCGGCTTCGTGCGCAACGCGCTCGGCTCCTGCATCGACTACGTCCCGGCCACCAGCCCGCGGCCcgaggtcggcggcggcgagctcgcgTTCGAGCTCGACGAGAACCTCGCCGAGGCCAGCCCCGCCTGCGAGCCCTACGCCCGGGAGCTCCTCGCCGGTGCCCAGGCTCGCCACCGCATCTTCCACGAGGAGCTCGTCGTCAAGGCCTTCTTCGAGGCCGAGAAGGCGCACCATGGACAG ACACGTGCGAGCGGTGATCCGTTCCTGCAACATTGCGTGGAGACGGCCGTGCTGCTGGCCAAGATCGGGGCCAGCGCCACGGTTGTCTCTGCTGGTCTCCTACACGACACCATTGATGATTCGTTCGTAGACTACGATCACATCTTCCACATGTTCGGGGCTGGAGTGGCTGATCTCGTGGAAGGG GTCTCGAAGCTGAGCCACTTGAGCAAGCTTGCTCGTGACAACAACACGGCAAGCAGAACTGCCGAAGCCGATCGCTTGCATACAATGCTCCTAGCAATGGCTGATGCACGGGCTGTTCTAATAAAGTTAGCAGATCGTGTGCATAACATGAACACTTTAGAAGCCCTGCCTTTGGTCAAACAACAAAGGTTTGCTAAGGAGACCATGGAGATCTTTGTGCCTTTGGCCAATCGGTTGGGGATTGCTAGCTGGAAAGACCAGCTGGAAAATCTTTGCTTCAAGCACTTGAACCCGGAAGAGCACAAGGAGCTGTCGTCAAAACTTACGGAAACCTTTGACGAAGCGCTAATCACATCTGCTGTGGATACATTGGATGAAGGTCTGAAGAATGCGGGCGTCTCATATCAGAGTCTTTCTGGAAGGAACAAAAACCTTTACAGCGTTTATTCCAAGATGCTCAA GAAGAATTTAACAATGGATGAAGTCCATGATATCCATGGCCTGCGCCTTGTGGTCGAGAAGGAGGAAGATTGCTACCGAGCACTGGATGTTGTCCATAAACTCTGGCCCCAAGTAGATGGAAGATTCAAGGACTACATATCACGTCCGAAACTAAATGGGTATCGTTCGTTGCACACCGTGGTCATGAGCGACGGCGATCACCCGTTCGAGGTCCAGATCCGGACAAAGGAGATGCACCTACAGGCCGAGTACGGGTTCGCCGCGCACTGGAGGTATAAGGAAGGTTCCTGCCGGCACTCCTTCGTGCTTCAGATGGTGGAATGGGCGAGATGGGTGCTCACTTGGCAGTGCGAAGCATTGAACAAGGAGCAATCCTCGTCTCAAGTGAAGAGCGACACCATCAGGCCGCCTTGCCCGTTCCCCTTGCATTCGGAAGAGTGCCCGTACTCGTACACCCGCCAATGCAACCACGACGGACCGTTGTTCGTCATCCTCCTGGAGCATGATAAG ATGTCTGTCCAGGAATTCCCAGCCGGCTCAACCGTGATGGACCTCATGGACCGATTTGGCGCCAACTGTCAAAGGTGGAGCCCCTACAGGGTGCCCATGAAAGAAGACCTGCGACCGAAGGTGAACCATGAGCCCATAAGCGACCTGGGAAGGCCGCTGAGCATGGGGGACGTTGTGGAGCTGACCCCGGCGCTGCCCAACAAATCACTCACCAAGTACCGGGAGGAGATCCAGCGCATGTACGACTGCGGTGGCTTCGCCCTCGCTGCCAcccgcagcggcagcggcggctcgaGACGATGA